GTCTCGGAACAGCAGGAACGGTCGTGACGGATATCGTGTTATTCGATCAAGCCGCTTCCGTGATGAAATTAGCATTGATTGCTGTCTTACTCGTCGGCGTCATCGGTCTGAAGTTAGTCAGTGGAGAGGAGAAATCAGCATGAGTTGGATTTATTTAATCATTGCCGGAATCTTTGAGATGTTTGGTGTCGTCTTAATCAATACGTTCAATCAAAATAAGAATGCGAAGAATCTACTGTTGATGGGAACAGGATTCGGACTCAGTTTCCTATTCTTAACGCTTGCAATGAATGGTTTACCGATGGGAACGGCGTATGCGGTATGGACGGGAATCGGAGCAGCGGGCGGTGCGATTCTCAGCATGGTGCTCTATAACGAATCAAAAGACTGGAAACGTCTGGTCTGCATAGGACTCGTCTTAAGTGCGACAATCGGTTTGAAACTTGTCGGCGAATGATCGTTTCATGTCAAACAGATGACGTTTTAATAGAACGCATTTTTTTTGGCATATTTTAACGCAAAAGAGGAAATACTCCTTATAGAAGTCACGCATGACAAATCGTGTTAATAAGGGGAGAACATCCATGAAAACGAAACAATATATCGGAACGTTCTATTCAGAGGAAGAATTGATCTCAAAAATGGACGAATTACACATTCAAGGACATCGGGAGGAAGACTTTTACGTCATCGTCAAGGAAAAGTCGAACATCGCACTCGTCCGTAGTCAGATGGATGCAGAGATCGCGACGAC
This region of Exiguobacterium acetylicum DSM 20416 genomic DNA includes:
- a CDS encoding DMT family transporter — its product is MSWIYLIIAGIFEMFGVVLINTFNQNKNAKNLLLMGTGFGLSFLFLTLAMNGLPMGTAYAVWTGIGAAGGAILSMVLYNESKDWKRLVCIGLVLSATIGLKLVGE